In Girardinichthys multiradiatus isolate DD_20200921_A chromosome 18, DD_fGirMul_XY1, whole genome shotgun sequence, a single window of DNA contains:
- the LOC124884319 gene encoding extracellular calcium-sensing receptor-like: MLGGLFSFHTNWKERENTYMERPPPLQCIREFQLAQAMLFAIEEINNSSDILPGISLGYKIYDTCGSIARSVRVALALVNSNEMVSSPLKACTRPAQVQAIMGETSSSPCTAIATVMGPFHIPLISHFATCACLSDKIKYPSFLRTIPSDYYQSRALAHLVKHFGWTWVGAVRSNEDYGNNGMATFIETAQQLGICVEYSVSFFRTDPSDKIQKIIDIIKASTSKVIVTFLSHMDLDVLLQELSGHNLTGYQWVGTEAWIFDSQTAEGDINHILDGAIGLSIPKAYVTGLREFMLDVRPLNSSNTDLFTEFWEALFGCKFKQSKSTETQRKCTGEEDIHRVENSFTDMSLMPIFNNVYKGVYAVANALHKMLSCNKTCYKHMQLHPLTILQHIQRSNFKTKEGDQVYFNENGDPAAKYEIINWQPRENGNVDFVTVGLYDATLPTDKQMNLQNKSIIWTQNSLEVPISVCSKTCPPGTHKVLQKGKPVCCYDCITCAEGEMSNITDSVNCVRCPPESWSNDRRDTCIEKKAEFLSYDEIMGILLTAASLFGTSLTSFVALIFYRYRKTPLVRANNSELSFLLLFSLTLCFLCSLTFIGRPSEWSCMLRHTAFGITFVLCISCVLGKTMVVLMAFKATLPGRNMMKWFGPTQQRQSVLSFTLVQVIICILWLTISPPFPSKNFKEYTDKIILECSLGSAVGFWSVLGYIGLLAMLCFICAFLARKLPDNFNEAKFITFSMLIFCAVWITFIPAYVSSPGKFSVAVEIFAILASTFGLLICIFIPKCYVMLLKPERNTKKHIMRKGAAK; this comes from the exons acATGTGGATCCATTGCTAGAAGTGTGAGAGTTGCACTGGCCTTGGTTAACAGTAATGAAATGGTGTCTTCACCTTTAAAGGCATGTACAAGACCTGCCCAAGTGCAGGCCATAATGGGAGAAACTTCTTCTTCTCCCTGCACAGCAATAGCTACTGTCATGGGTCCTTTTCATATCCCACTG ATCAGCCACTTTGCCACTTGTGCTTGTCTCAGTGATAAAATCAAGTACCCCTCATTTCTTAGAACAATACCCAGTGACTATTATCAGAGCAGAGCTCTTGCACATCTGGTAAAACATTTTGGTTGGACTTGGGTTGGAGCTGTAAGGTCAAATGAAGATTATGGCAATAATGGAATGGCAACATTCATTGAAACTGCACAGCAGCTGGGCATATGCGTAGAGTATTCTGTATCTTTCTTTAGAACTGATCCGTCAGACAAAATACAAAAGATAATTGATATTATCAAAGCTTCAACTTCAAAAGTGATTGTTACCTTCCTCTCCCACATGGATTTAGATGTATTATTACAAGAGTTGTCTGGCCACAACTTAACTGGCTACCAGTGGGTGGGAACTGAGGCTTGGATATTTGATTCTCAAACTGCAGAAGGAGATATTAATCACATTTTAGATGGAGCAATAGGCCTGTCCATTCCTAAAGCATATGTGACTGGTCTGAGAGAGTTCATGCTGGATGTGAGGCCACTAAACTCATCAAATACAGACTTATTTACTGAGTTCTGGGAGGCATTATTTGGCTGTAAGTTCAAACAATCAAAATCAACAGAGACTCAGAGAAAATGTACTGGAGAGGAAGACATACAtagagtggaaaacagcttcaCTGACATGTCACTCATGCCCATATTTAACAATGTCTATAAAGGAGTTTATGCAGTGGCCAATGCTCTGCACAAAATGTTGAGCTGTAACAAAACATGTTACAAGCATATGCAGCTACACCCATTAACG attttacagCACATTCAAAGAAgtaatttcaaaacaaaagaagGGGATCAGGTTTACTTTAATGAGAATGGAGACCCTGCTGCAAAGTATGAAATTATAAACTGGCAGCCAAGAGAAAATGGTAATGTGGACTTTGTCACcgttggtctttatgatgcaacattaccgaCTGACAAACAAATGAATCTGCAAAACAAGTCTATCATTTGGACACAAAATTCattggag gTCCCCATCTCAGTTTGCAGTAAAACCTGTCCCCCAGGAACACATAAGGTTCTCCAGAAAGGAAAGCCTGTGTGCTGCTATGACTGTATAACTTGTGCAGAAGGAGAAATGAGCAACATCACAG ATTCTGTCAACTGTGTGAGATGTCCCCCGGAATCTTGGTCAAATGACAGAAGAGATACTTGTATAGAGAAGAAGGCTGAGTTTCTTTCTTATGATGAAATTATGGGAATATTGCTCACTGCTGCCTCTTTATTTGGAACTTCTTTAACTTCTTTTGTAGCATTAATTTTCTATAGATACAGGAAAACTCCTCTTGTAAGGGCAAACAACTCTGAGCTGAGCTTTCTCCTCCTTTTCTCTTTAACCCTGTGTTTTCTCTGCTCTCTTACCTTTATTGGACGGCCCTCTGAGTGGTCCTGCATGCTGCGGCACACAGCATTTGGTATTACCTTTGTCCTCTGCATCTCCTGCGTCCTGGGAAAAACTATGGTGGTTTTGATGGCCTTTAAAGCTACACTTCCAGGGAGAAATATGATGAAATGGTTCGGACCTACACAGCAGAGGCAAAGTGTTCTGAGTTTCACACTTGTACAAGTGATCATATGTATcctctggttaacgatctctcctccttttccatccaagaaCTTTAAAGAGTATACGGACAAAATAATTTTGGAGTGTTCTCTGGGCTCAGCTGTGGGTTTTTGGTCTGTGCTTGGCTACATAGGACTACTTGccatgttgtgttttatttgtgcttttctGGCTCGTAAACTGCCTGATAATTTCAACGAAGCTAAATTTATTACTTTCAGCATGCTGATATTCTGTGCTGTGTGGATCACTTTTATCCCAGCATATGTCAGCTCTCCTGGAAAATTTAGTGTAGCTGTAGAAATCTTTGCTATTCTCGCCTCTACATTTGGACtgttaatttgtatttttattccaAAATGCTATGTCATGCTCCTAAAAcctgaaagaaatacaaagaaacaTATAATGAGGAAGGGAGCAGCAAAATGA